The Burkholderia ambifaria AMMD genome has a segment encoding these proteins:
- a CDS encoding DUF2917 domain-containing protein yields MDQASPLFDRPDRPDTRRSGAITLPTVVIRFAVAPRTTLTWRAPSDAEIRAHGAPLWITRPPSVDDYWVQPGDVLRIARGDRIWLGTDDDRAAEASITTAYVRRGERLRRTLAQVQRLLVGRWRRRD; encoded by the coding sequence ATGGACCAGGCAAGCCCGTTGTTCGACCGTCCCGACCGTCCCGATACGCGCCGCAGTGGCGCGATCACGTTACCGACCGTCGTGATCCGTTTCGCGGTCGCGCCGCGCACGACCCTGACCTGGCGCGCGCCGAGCGATGCGGAAATCCGTGCGCACGGCGCGCCGCTGTGGATCACGCGGCCGCCGAGCGTCGACGATTACTGGGTGCAGCCCGGCGACGTGCTGCGCATCGCGCGCGGCGATCGCATCTGGCTCGGCACCGATGACGACCGGGCGGCCGAAGCGTCGATCACGACGGCGTACGTGCGGCGCGGCGAACGGCTCAGACGCACGCTCGCGCAAGTGCAACGTTTGCTCGTCGGACGATGGCGAAGAAGGGATTGA
- a CDS encoding NCS2 family permease, whose translation MESIKRYFGFAEAGTDFRTEILAGVTTFLTMAYIIFVNPAILGDAGMPKESVFVATCLVAALASLIMGLYANYPIACAPGMGLNAYFAYTVVKGMGFTWQAALGAVFISGCLFLLVTLFRVREAIVNGIPKSLRISITAGIGLFLGIISLKTSGVIVGSPATLVTLGDLHKHDTILAIIGFFTIVTLDHLRVRGAILIGIIGVTILSFFFGGNQFHGVFSAPPSIDATLFKLDIGAALSTGIINVILVFFLVELFDATGTLMGVANRAGLLVEGKMNRLNKALLADSTAIVAGSVLGTSSTTAYIESASGVQAGGRTGVTAITVAVLFLACLFIAPLAGVVPAYATAPALLYVSCLMLREMVDVPWDDATEAVPAALTALLMPFTYSIANGVAFGFISYGGLKLLTGQARTVKPVVWIIAAVFLFRFFYLGSE comes from the coding sequence ATGGAATCCATCAAGCGGTATTTCGGCTTCGCTGAAGCCGGCACCGACTTCCGCACCGAAATACTCGCGGGCGTCACCACGTTCCTGACGATGGCTTACATCATCTTCGTCAACCCGGCGATCCTCGGCGACGCCGGCATGCCGAAGGAATCCGTGTTCGTCGCGACCTGCCTCGTCGCGGCGCTGGCGTCGCTCATCATGGGGCTGTACGCGAACTACCCGATCGCCTGCGCGCCGGGCATGGGCCTGAACGCGTATTTCGCGTACACGGTCGTCAAGGGGATGGGTTTCACGTGGCAGGCCGCGCTCGGCGCGGTGTTCATCTCCGGCTGCCTGTTCCTGCTCGTCACGCTGTTCCGCGTGCGCGAAGCGATCGTCAACGGCATTCCGAAATCGCTGCGCATCTCGATCACCGCCGGCATCGGGCTGTTCCTCGGCATCATCTCGCTGAAGACCTCCGGCGTGATCGTCGGCAGCCCGGCCACGCTCGTCACGCTCGGCGACCTGCACAAGCACGACACGATCCTCGCGATCATCGGCTTCTTCACGATCGTCACGCTCGACCATCTGCGCGTGCGCGGCGCGATCCTGATCGGCATCATCGGCGTGACGATCCTGTCGTTCTTCTTCGGCGGCAACCAGTTCCACGGCGTGTTCTCCGCGCCGCCGTCGATCGACGCGACGCTGTTCAAGCTCGACATCGGCGCCGCCCTGTCGACCGGCATCATCAACGTGATCCTTGTGTTCTTCCTCGTCGAGCTGTTCGACGCGACCGGCACGCTGATGGGCGTCGCGAACCGCGCGGGCCTGCTCGTCGAAGGCAAGATGAACCGCCTGAACAAGGCGCTGCTCGCCGACAGCACCGCGATCGTCGCGGGCTCGGTGCTCGGCACGTCGTCGACCACCGCGTATATCGAAAGCGCGTCGGGCGTGCAGGCCGGCGGCCGCACGGGTGTGACGGCGATCACCGTCGCGGTGCTGTTCCTCGCGTGCCTGTTCATCGCGCCGCTCGCCGGCGTCGTGCCGGCCTACGCGACCGCGCCCGCGCTGCTGTACGTGTCGTGCCTGATGCTGCGCGAGATGGTCGACGTGCCGTGGGACGATGCGACCGAAGCCGTGCCGGCCGCGCTGACCGCGCTGCTGATGCCGTTCACGTACTCGATCGCGAACGGCGTCGCGTTCGGCTTCATCTCGTATGGCGGCCTGAAGCTGCTGACGGGCCAGGCCCGCACGGTCAAGCCGGTCGTGTGGATCATCGCGGCCGTGTTCCTGTTCCGCTTCTTCTATCTCGGCAGCGAGTGA
- a CDS encoding LysR substrate-binding domain-containing protein produces the protein MAFEAAARHGSFARAADELALTEGAISRQIGRLEMFLGVSLFERVGNRVRVAPNGARYAAQVREVLDRLERDSQYLMGQPGDGGSVDIAVTPTFATRWLIPRLKDFQTRHPNITVHFADRAEPFVLAGSGFDAAIHFEHPAWAGMHTYRLCEEVLVPVCHPSLLAGGHPDALLGTLPRLHKRQTPDAWSAYVQETGLPVNNPAAGARYDLYSMLIAAALAGLGVALVPRLYVDAEIAQGLLAAPWPDGRGVVKRFCLVLPDALELGDGPLQTFAHWVLRQADA, from the coding sequence ATGGCATTCGAGGCCGCGGCGCGGCATGGGAGCTTCGCGCGTGCGGCCGACGAGTTGGCGCTGACCGAAGGCGCGATCAGCCGGCAGATCGGCCGGCTGGAGATGTTCCTGGGCGTGTCGCTGTTCGAGCGGGTCGGCAACCGCGTTCGGGTCGCGCCGAACGGCGCGCGCTACGCGGCGCAGGTTCGCGAAGTGCTGGATCGGCTCGAGCGCGACAGTCAGTACTTGATGGGGCAGCCCGGCGACGGCGGCAGCGTGGATATCGCCGTGACGCCGACGTTTGCGACGCGCTGGCTGATTCCACGGCTCAAGGATTTCCAGACGCGGCATCCGAACATCACCGTGCATTTCGCCGATCGCGCCGAGCCGTTCGTACTGGCCGGCAGCGGATTCGATGCGGCGATTCATTTCGAGCATCCGGCATGGGCCGGCATGCATACGTACCGGTTGTGCGAGGAGGTGCTGGTGCCGGTCTGCCATCCGTCGCTGCTCGCGGGCGGGCATCCGGACGCGTTGCTGGGCACGCTGCCGCGCCTGCACAAGCGCCAGACGCCGGATGCATGGTCGGCGTACGTGCAGGAGACGGGGTTGCCGGTGAACAATCCGGCCGCCGGTGCGCGCTACGATCTGTACTCGATGCTGATCGCGGCGGCGCTGGCCGGGCTCGGCGTCGCGCTGGTGCCGCGGCTCTATGTCGACGCCGAGATCGCGCAAGGATTGCTCGCGGCGCCCTGGCCCGACGGTCGGGGCGTGGTCAAGCGCTTCTGTCTCGTGTTGCCCGACGCGCTGGAGCTGGGCGACGGTCCGCTGCAGACCTTCGCGCACTGGGTACTGCGGCAGGCGGACGCGTGA
- a CDS encoding MBL fold metallo-hydrolase, which produces MSTLIPRLSFPRRQVGDFSVTAISDGTLTAGLDLLSNIDVDDATGIMHRAGILAPSDVNINCYVIRGNGRTVLVDTGAGGIRNWGGRLRPSLAHAGIDARDIDTILLTHAHPDHIGGLLDADGQPAFAQAAVLIHERECAFWLDDDAYERASERARVNFQIARRTFDAYRAQLRTIDAGDVLPGIVAVPLPGHTPGHTGYRVESRGERLLIWGDLVHFAPIQVARPDVSIAFDQDPSQASATRAATLAEVASDNVLIAGMHLTDSGFARIARANGATDGACALIGAD; this is translated from the coding sequence ATGAGCACACTCATTCCCCGCCTGTCATTTCCGCGTCGTCAGGTCGGCGATTTCTCGGTGACCGCGATCAGCGACGGCACGCTGACGGCCGGCCTCGACCTGCTGTCGAACATCGACGTGGACGATGCGACCGGCATCATGCATCGCGCCGGCATCCTCGCGCCGTCGGACGTCAACATCAACTGCTACGTGATACGCGGAAACGGCCGCACCGTGCTCGTCGACACCGGTGCCGGCGGCATCCGCAACTGGGGCGGCCGGTTGCGTCCGTCACTGGCGCACGCCGGTATCGATGCACGCGACATCGACACGATCCTGCTCACGCACGCGCATCCCGACCACATCGGCGGTCTGCTCGACGCGGACGGACAGCCGGCCTTTGCACAAGCGGCGGTGCTCATTCATGAACGGGAATGCGCGTTCTGGCTGGACGACGACGCGTACGAGCGGGCAAGTGAACGCGCACGCGTCAATTTCCAGATCGCACGACGGACCTTCGACGCTTACCGCGCGCAACTCCGGACGATCGACGCAGGCGACGTACTGCCCGGCATCGTCGCGGTGCCGCTACCGGGGCACACGCCCGGCCACACCGGCTATCGCGTTGAATCGCGCGGCGAGCGCCTGCTGATCTGGGGCGATCTCGTGCATTTCGCGCCGATCCAGGTCGCCCGCCCCGACGTGTCGATCGCGTTCGACCAGGATCCGTCGCAGGCATCCGCGACGCGCGCGGCCACGCTCGCCGAAGTTGCTTCGGACAACGTGTTGATCGCGGGCATGCACCTCACCGACTCGGGCTTCGCACGCATCGCGCGCGCGAATGGTGCAACCGACGGCGCGTGTGCGCTCATCGGGGCGGATTGA
- a CDS encoding DUF1488 domain-containing protein gives MQIHFTNEKPEYSGRDLMLGFTALVNGERVQCQITAEALEDHFGAASPRFEDMVGAYDQHRERIEAAARRLLSETRAQCLTLRSGYVRFYEANWR, from the coding sequence ATGCAAATTCATTTCACGAATGAGAAGCCCGAATATTCGGGGCGCGACCTGATGCTTGGATTCACGGCGTTGGTCAATGGCGAGCGCGTCCAATGTCAGATCACCGCCGAGGCGCTGGAGGACCATTTCGGTGCGGCGTCGCCGCGCTTCGAGGACATGGTCGGTGCGTACGATCAGCATCGCGAGCGTATCGAGGCGGCCGCGCGGCGGCTGCTGTCCGAAACGCGCGCGCAATGCCTGACGCTGCGCAGCGGCTACGTGCGCTTCTACGAGGCGAACTGGCGCTGA
- a CDS encoding DUF2964 family protein has protein sequence MVRTELRVVLAAIATFIMLGGIAVAIHGLLFDLADAVQYGAAAIAVGATTAAISLNIWPTDPH, from the coding sequence ATGGTTCGAACGGAACTGAGAGTCGTGCTGGCGGCCATCGCCACCTTCATCATGCTGGGCGGCATTGCCGTGGCGATCCACGGTCTGCTGTTCGACTTGGCCGACGCGGTGCAATACGGGGCCGCCGCCATTGCGGTAGGCGCCACGACCGCCGCGATCTCGCTGAATATCTGGCCGACCGACCCTCACTGA
- a CDS encoding sigma-54-dependent Fis family transcriptional regulator, translating to MPQPFVLPATAGRNDLLAQAHARSTAVGLRANERPDFSPLSRVALRELLDTNHALFAHARPVMENLHAQIADTQSLVLLTDADGVILHSIGDADFIEKANRVALCTGVSWAEGARGTNAIGTALASGQALAVHGSEHFLRANHILTCSCAPIIDPFGRTLGTLDVSGDPRGFSPHTLALVRMSAQLIENHLFANQCAEALRLRFHAHEDCVDSLFAGLVAFGPDGGLIAANRSAQFQLGATFDALQHHGCDALFGMHFGELAQQAARAAGAPFRLTLSTGVRVLARCEFAEAHKTAIAVSPPASAVRLRAPDPDAITFATLDTGDARMAAVLERVAKIRGRDLPLLILGQTGTGKEWLARALHQASPRADGPFVAVNCAALPDSLIEAELFGYEDGAFTGARKRGSPGKIAQADGGTLFLDEIGDMPLAQQVRLMRVLQERAVMPLGGARAVPVDVRVVCATHRDLRAMIAEGTFREDLFYRINGLAVTLPALAARTDLPALVERILARLARSEPMPGRVAADVLDAFMRHRWPGNLRQMTNVLRTAGMLAEDEPEITLAHLPDDFWLDCDNSPTAKAPADTRAATTLQSHQAAVIDAVLARHGGNVSAAARELGLARNTVYRYLRRH from the coding sequence ATGCCTCAACCTTTCGTGCTGCCCGCCACCGCGGGCCGCAACGACCTGCTCGCGCAGGCGCATGCCCGTTCGACCGCGGTCGGCCTGCGCGCCAACGAGCGCCCCGATTTCTCGCCGCTGTCGCGCGTCGCGCTGCGCGAACTGCTCGACACGAACCACGCGCTGTTCGCGCACGCGCGCCCGGTGATGGAGAACCTCCACGCGCAGATCGCCGACACGCAAAGCCTCGTGCTGCTCACCGATGCCGACGGCGTGATCCTGCACAGCATCGGCGACGCGGACTTCATCGAGAAAGCCAACCGCGTCGCGCTGTGCACCGGCGTGTCGTGGGCCGAAGGCGCACGCGGCACCAACGCGATCGGCACCGCGCTCGCGTCGGGCCAGGCGCTCGCCGTGCATGGGTCCGAACACTTCCTGCGCGCGAACCATATCCTCACCTGCTCGTGCGCGCCGATCATCGACCCGTTCGGCCGCACGCTCGGCACGCTCGACGTGAGCGGCGACCCGCGCGGCTTCAGCCCCCATACGCTCGCGCTCGTTCGGATGTCCGCGCAACTGATCGAGAACCACCTGTTCGCGAACCAGTGCGCGGAAGCGCTGCGGCTGCGCTTCCATGCACACGAGGATTGCGTGGACTCGCTGTTCGCCGGGCTCGTCGCGTTCGGCCCCGACGGCGGGCTGATCGCCGCGAATCGCAGCGCGCAATTTCAGCTCGGCGCCACGTTCGATGCGTTGCAGCATCACGGCTGCGACGCACTGTTCGGCATGCACTTCGGCGAACTCGCGCAGCAGGCGGCCCGCGCCGCCGGCGCACCGTTCCGCCTGACGCTGTCGACCGGCGTGCGCGTGCTCGCGCGCTGCGAATTCGCGGAAGCGCACAAGACGGCCATCGCCGTCTCGCCGCCCGCCTCCGCCGTGCGCCTGCGCGCGCCGGACCCCGACGCCATCACGTTCGCGACGCTCGACACCGGCGATGCGCGGATGGCCGCCGTGCTCGAACGCGTCGCGAAGATCCGCGGACGCGACCTGCCGCTGCTGATCCTCGGCCAGACCGGCACCGGCAAGGAATGGCTCGCGCGTGCGCTGCATCAGGCGTCGCCGCGCGCGGACGGACCGTTCGTCGCGGTCAACTGTGCGGCGCTGCCGGATTCGCTGATCGAGGCCGAACTGTTCGGCTACGAGGACGGCGCATTCACCGGCGCGCGCAAGCGCGGCAGCCCCGGCAAGATCGCGCAGGCCGACGGCGGCACGCTGTTTCTCGACGAAATCGGCGACATGCCGCTCGCGCAGCAGGTCAGGCTGATGCGCGTGCTGCAGGAGCGCGCGGTGATGCCGCTCGGAGGCGCACGCGCGGTGCCGGTCGACGTGCGCGTGGTCTGCGCGACCCACCGCGACCTGCGCGCGATGATCGCGGAAGGCACGTTCCGCGAAGACCTGTTCTACCGTATCAACGGACTCGCGGTCACGCTGCCGGCGCTCGCCGCCCGCACCGACCTGCCGGCGCTGGTCGAGCGAATTCTCGCGCGGCTTGCGCGCAGCGAACCGATGCCGGGCCGCGTCGCGGCCGACGTACTCGACGCGTTCATGCGGCACCGCTGGCCCGGCAACCTGAGGCAAATGACCAACGTGCTGCGTACGGCCGGCATGCTCGCCGAGGACGAACCCGAAATCACGCTCGCGCACTTGCCGGACGATTTCTGGCTCGACTGCGACAACTCGCCCACAGCGAAAGCACCGGCCGATACGCGCGCAGCGACGACGCTGCAGAGCCACCAGGCCGCGGTGATCGACGCGGTGCTCGCGCGGCATGGCGGCAACGTATCGGCCGCCGCGCGTGAGCTCGGGCTCGCGCGCAACACCGTGTACCGCTACCTGCGGCGACACTGA
- a CDS encoding 2Fe-2S iron-sulfur cluster-binding protein encodes MTDPDHPPLVRIEPLGATFDAPDSLTLLEAAAFAHVRLPRSCRNGTCRSCLCRIVSGSVRYTIEWPGLSREEKADGYTLPCVAVATSDVVLDVPDAEMID; translated from the coding sequence ATGACCGATCCCGACCACCCGCCGCTCGTGCGCATTGAGCCGCTCGGCGCGACGTTCGACGCTCCCGATTCGCTGACGCTGCTCGAGGCGGCCGCGTTCGCGCACGTCAGGCTGCCGCGTTCGTGCCGCAACGGCACGTGTCGAAGCTGCCTGTGCAGGATCGTCAGCGGAAGCGTACGCTACACGATCGAATGGCCGGGGCTCTCCCGCGAGGAAAAGGCCGACGGCTATACGCTGCCGTGCGTGGCCGTCGCGACCTCCGATGTCGTGCTCGACGTGCCCGATGCGGAGATGATCGACTGA
- a CDS encoding SRPBCC family protein — protein sequence MTQPTDRIEKQTLLAAPLARVWEAVSNAGEFGTWFGVTFDGPFVAGQSMFGRITPTLVDDDVAKAQEPYAGTVFEIVVDRIEPKQLFSFRWHPFAIDPNFDYASEPMTLVTFTLAEANGGTLLTVTETGFDQLIEARRAKAREMNDHGWAAQMMLITKYLAKHA from the coding sequence ATGACCCAGCCAACCGATCGCATCGAGAAACAAACCCTGCTTGCCGCGCCGCTGGCGCGCGTGTGGGAAGCCGTCAGCAATGCCGGGGAATTCGGCACCTGGTTCGGCGTGACGTTCGACGGGCCGTTCGTGGCCGGCCAGTCGATGTTCGGCCGCATCACGCCCACGCTCGTCGACGACGACGTCGCCAAGGCACAGGAGCCGTACGCGGGCACGGTATTCGAAATCGTCGTCGATCGCATCGAGCCGAAGCAACTGTTCTCCTTTCGCTGGCATCCGTTCGCGATCGATCCGAACTTCGACTATGCGTCCGAGCCGATGACGCTCGTCACATTCACGCTCGCGGAAGCCAACGGCGGCACGCTGCTGACGGTCACCGAAACGGGTTTCGATCAACTGATCGAAGCGCGCCGCGCGAAGGCGCGCGAGATGAATGACCACGGCTGGGCCGCCCAGATGATGCTGATCACGAAATACCTGGCGAAGCACGCCTAG
- a CDS encoding DUF2946 domain-containing protein, producing MLSRRLRKIVSLIGMLAILMTALAPTISQALTTHDRVDALLAGYCTAGPAGGDHAGDASSKRLQAHLQACGYCNLLAHTPALPAPELTFAAHVHLLQHRAATRFESLRRALPLTAAQPRAPPFAS from the coding sequence ATGCTGAGTCGTCGACTCCGGAAGATCGTCAGTCTGATCGGGATGCTCGCCATCCTGATGACCGCGCTCGCGCCGACGATCTCGCAGGCGCTGACCACACACGACCGCGTCGACGCGCTGCTTGCCGGTTATTGCACGGCCGGGCCGGCTGGCGGCGACCACGCCGGCGATGCGTCGTCGAAGCGACTGCAGGCCCATCTGCAGGCTTGCGGCTACTGCAACCTGCTGGCCCATACGCCCGCCTTGCCCGCGCCGGAACTCACGTTCGCGGCCCACGTTCACCTCCTCCAGCACCGCGCAGCCACCCGCTTCGAAAGCCTGCGCCGCGCGCTGCCGCTCACGGCCGCGCAACCGCGCGCCCCACCGTTCGCGTCCTGA
- the copC gene encoding copper homeostasis periplasmic binding protein CopC: MKTTAFLRGALVALGFVIAQAAHAHAHPKTMEPAADATLSSAPHEVAIDFSETLEPAFSSIAVTDSHGQSVADGKSAVDAGNRKRMHVALTNLAAGTYTVAWIAVASDGHRTQGRYTFTLK; this comes from the coding sequence ATGAAAACCACTGCATTCCTGCGCGGCGCACTCGTCGCACTCGGCTTCGTCATCGCACAGGCCGCTCATGCGCACGCGCACCCGAAAACCATGGAACCGGCCGCCGACGCCACGTTGTCGAGCGCGCCGCACGAGGTCGCGATCGACTTCAGCGAAACGCTCGAGCCCGCATTCAGTTCGATCGCGGTCACCGACAGCCACGGTCAGTCGGTCGCCGACGGGAAATCCGCGGTCGATGCCGGCAACCGGAAGCGAATGCATGTTGCGCTGACCAACTTGGCAGCCGGCACGTATACGGTCGCATGGATCGCGGTGGCGAGCGACGGCCATCGCACGCAGGGCCGCTATACGTTCACGCTGAAGTAA
- a CDS encoding copper chaperone PCu(A)C: MKRSIPTSLLFALLSLQAPVTFAASPVQADACWIRTMPATVPSSGYFTLKNDGDKPATLTSIDTPAFGMAMIHETQTAGSTAKMVHVDAVDVPAHGTVTFKPKSYHVMLEEPRQPVAPGAKVPFRLHFADGSTVSVTCDAKAPSYAGQ; this comes from the coding sequence ATGAAACGCTCGATTCCGACCAGCCTGCTGTTTGCACTGCTCTCGCTCCAGGCGCCCGTCACGTTCGCCGCGTCGCCCGTACAGGCCGATGCGTGCTGGATCCGCACGATGCCGGCGACGGTGCCGTCGTCCGGCTACTTCACGCTGAAGAACGATGGCGACAAGCCCGCCACCCTCACGAGCATCGATACGCCCGCATTCGGGATGGCGATGATCCACGAAACGCAGACGGCCGGCAGTACCGCGAAGATGGTTCACGTCGACGCGGTCGACGTGCCCGCGCACGGCACGGTGACATTCAAGCCGAAGAGCTATCACGTGATGCTGGAGGAACCACGCCAGCCGGTCGCGCCCGGCGCGAAGGTGCCGTTCCGGCTGCATTTCGCCGACGGCTCGACGGTGTCCGTGACCTGCGACGCGAAGGCGCCTTCCTACGCGGGCCAGTAA
- a CDS encoding leucine-rich repeat-containing protein kinase family protein has protein sequence MTHTLEQLQTGQLAGARQLKLACGLTEFPREIFDLADTLEVLDLSGNALSALPDDLSRLHRLRILFASGNDFTEFPEVLGTCAQLDMIGFKANRIRTVPRGSLPRALRWLILTDNEIDALPADIGDCSRLQKLMLAGNRLRALPAEMAACRSLELIRLSANRLDALPDWLLRLPRLAWLASAGNPFGAAPEAAASAEPGVADIDWTSLACDHKLGEGASGVIYRAQWRPDGHAPRAVAVKLFKGAVTSDGLPDCEMAACLHAGRHPNMIPVIGKVRGHPDGTHGLVMELVDPALTNLAGPPSFASCTRDVYAADARFEPAAAARIALGIASVAAHLHARGIMHGDLYAHNILHDGKGGALLGDFGAASVYDVNDRVRAARLERLEVRAFGYLLGELLARCEPRAWEGSHALDALAAACLNEDIDARPSFGDVSAVLAASTA, from the coding sequence GTGACCCACACCCTCGAACAACTGCAGACCGGCCAGCTGGCGGGCGCCCGGCAACTCAAGCTCGCGTGCGGGCTGACCGAATTTCCGCGCGAGATCTTCGATCTGGCGGACACGCTCGAAGTGCTCGACCTGTCCGGCAATGCGCTGTCCGCGCTGCCGGACGACCTGTCGCGGCTGCATCGCCTGCGCATCCTGTTCGCGTCCGGCAACGACTTCACCGAATTCCCCGAAGTCCTCGGCACGTGTGCGCAGCTCGACATGATCGGCTTCAAGGCGAACCGGATCCGCACGGTGCCGCGCGGTTCGCTGCCGCGCGCGCTGCGCTGGCTGATCCTGACCGACAACGAAATCGACGCACTGCCGGCCGATATCGGCGATTGTTCGCGCTTGCAGAAGCTGATGCTCGCGGGCAACCGGCTACGTGCATTGCCCGCCGAAATGGCCGCGTGCCGTTCGCTCGAACTGATCCGGCTGTCGGCCAACCGGCTCGACGCGCTGCCGGACTGGCTGCTGCGTCTGCCTCGCCTCGCATGGCTCGCGTCCGCGGGTAACCCGTTCGGTGCCGCGCCGGAGGCCGCCGCGTCGGCGGAGCCGGGCGTCGCGGACATCGACTGGACGTCGCTCGCCTGCGACCACAAGCTCGGCGAAGGCGCATCGGGCGTCATCTACCGCGCGCAGTGGCGCCCGGACGGCCACGCGCCGCGAGCGGTCGCGGTGAAGCTGTTCAAGGGCGCGGTGACGAGCGACGGGCTGCCCGACTGCGAAATGGCCGCCTGCCTGCACGCCGGGCGCCACCCGAACATGATTCCGGTGATCGGCAAGGTACGCGGTCATCCGGACGGCACGCACGGGCTCGTGATGGAACTGGTCGATCCGGCGCTGACGAACCTCGCCGGGCCGCCGAGCTTCGCGTCCTGTACGCGCGACGTGTATGCGGCCGACGCACGATTCGAGCCGGCCGCGGCAGCGCGGATCGCGCTCGGCATCGCGTCGGTCGCCGCGCATCTGCACGCGCGCGGCATCATGCACGGCGACCTGTACGCGCACAACATCCTGCACGACGGCAAGGGCGGCGCGCTGCTCGGGGATTTCGGCGCGGCGTCGGTCTACGACGTGAACGATCGCGTGCGCGCGGCGCGGCTCGAACGGCTGGAAGTCAGGGCGTTCGGGTATCTGCTCGGCGAGCTGCTGGCGCGCTGCGAGCCGCGTGCATGGGAAGGTTCGCACGCACTCGACGCGCTGGCGGCCGCGTGTCTGAACGAGGATATCGACGCGCGGCCCTCGTTCGGCGACGTGTCGGCCGTGTTGGCTGCGTCGACGGCCTGA
- a CDS encoding transketolase family protein encodes MSTVDNKPRLKTSAMIASIAAEGQATRSAPFGHALASLARANGNVIGMTADLGKYTDLHIFAKEFPERYYQMGMAEQLLMGAAAGFAHEGVQPFVTTYAVFATRRAYDFIHQAIAEDNLDVKLVCALPGLTTGYGPSHQAAEDLALMRAMPNMTVIDPCDALDIEQMVPAIAAHKGPVYARLLRGNVPVVLDEYDYRFELGKAKLLRDGNDVLLISSGIMTMRALEVAKALEADRVDVAVLHVPTIKPLDTATIVREASRKGRMVIVAENHTVIGGLGEAVATALLGAGVAVPFRQIALPDAYLAAGALPTLHERYGISVGAMRANIRSWVG; translated from the coding sequence ATGAGTACCGTCGACAACAAGCCGCGCCTGAAGACTTCCGCGATGATCGCGTCGATCGCGGCCGAGGGGCAGGCGACGCGCTCGGCCCCGTTCGGCCATGCGCTGGCGAGTCTTGCACGCGCGAACGGCAACGTGATCGGCATGACGGCCGATCTTGGCAAGTACACCGACCTGCACATTTTCGCGAAGGAATTTCCGGAGCGTTACTACCAGATGGGCATGGCGGAGCAATTGCTGATGGGCGCCGCCGCCGGGTTCGCGCACGAAGGTGTGCAGCCGTTCGTCACGACCTATGCGGTGTTCGCGACACGCCGGGCATACGACTTCATTCACCAGGCGATCGCCGAGGACAATCTCGATGTGAAGCTGGTGTGTGCGTTGCCGGGACTCACGACCGGCTACGGGCCGAGCCATCAGGCGGCAGAGGACCTTGCGCTGATGCGTGCGATGCCGAACATGACGGTGATCGATCCGTGCGACGCGCTCGACATCGAGCAGATGGTTCCGGCGATTGCCGCGCACAAGGGGCCGGTCTATGCGCGCCTGCTGCGTGGAAACGTGCCGGTCGTGCTCGACGAATACGATTACCGTTTCGAACTCGGCAAGGCCAAGCTGCTGCGCGACGGCAACGACGTACTGCTGATCTCGTCCGGGATCATGACGATGCGCGCGCTCGAGGTCGCGAAGGCGCTTGAAGCAGATCGCGTCGATGTGGCCGTGCTGCACGTGCCGACGATCAAGCCGCTCGATACGGCGACCATCGTTCGCGAGGCATCGCGCAAGGGACGCATGGTGATCGTCGCGGAGAACCATACGGTGATCGGCGGACTCGGCGAAGCGGTGGCGACTGCATTGCTTGGCGCCGGCGTTGCCGTACCGTTCCGCCAGATCGCGCTGCCGGATGCGTATCTCGCCGCGGGCGCGTTGCCGACGCTGCACGAGCGCTACGGGATCTCGGTCGGCGCGATGCGCGCGAATATCAGATCGTGGGTCGGATAA